One genomic segment of Streptomyces niveus includes these proteins:
- a CDS encoding DUF4190 domain-containing protein, whose translation MSDSSSQPPGANEPSDPWAPPERRVPLDKPAQAPGPFQNQPPVTPVHDQSTVTSMPIGGPQPGAGPVSGAVPPPPIAPGGPAPTTSGPYGYPSAPVATPYPGASYPGYPGYPGYPGYGQGGWQPGPANGMGVAAMTLGILSICLFCLYGVVGIVLGVLAVIFGVVGRKRAERGEATNGGQALSGIIMGTIGIVIGAVVIGLIVWGVTDAINDDNNDYDYDSGTDGYSARVVVDGDH comes from the coding sequence ATGTCAGACAGCAGTTCGCAGCCGCCGGGTGCCAACGAGCCCAGCGATCCCTGGGCGCCACCGGAGCGCCGGGTGCCGTTGGACAAGCCCGCGCAGGCGCCGGGCCCCTTCCAGAACCAGCCGCCGGTCACGCCCGTTCACGACCAGTCGACGGTCACATCGATGCCCATCGGGGGGCCGCAGCCGGGCGCCGGGCCCGTCTCCGGAGCCGTACCGCCGCCGCCGATAGCCCCCGGGGGGCCGGCCCCGACGACTTCCGGTCCGTACGGCTACCCGAGCGCGCCCGTGGCCACCCCGTACCCCGGCGCCTCCTATCCCGGATACCCGGGATACCCCGGCTATCCGGGATACGGCCAGGGCGGCTGGCAGCCCGGCCCGGCGAACGGCATGGGTGTCGCCGCGATGACGCTCGGCATCCTTTCGATCTGCCTGTTCTGCCTGTACGGCGTCGTCGGCATCGTCCTGGGCGTCCTCGCCGTGATCTTCGGCGTCGTCGGCAGGAAGCGCGCCGAGCGGGGTGAGGCCACCAACGGTGGTCAGGCGCTCTCCGGAATCATCATGGGCACCATCGGGATCGTCATCGGCGCGGTCGTCATCGGACTGATCGTCTGGGGCGTCACCGACGCGATCAATGACGACAACAACGACTACGACTACGACAGTGGCACCGATGGCTACTCCGCCAGGGTTGTCGTCGACGGCGACCACTGA
- a CDS encoding NADAR family protein, translating into MITVAELIDRTGHGEGFKYLHFWGHAPRRDGAIGASCLSQWWQSPFTVDGVEYATAEHWMMAAKARLFDDVEAERKALTASGPALAKKAGRLVRGFDEAVWERERSGIVVEGSVHKFRQDERLRDYLLGTGDRVLVEASPMDRIWGIGLAADDERAQDPARWRGINLLGFALMEARERLRAEAPGA; encoded by the coding sequence ATGATCACGGTTGCCGAGCTGATCGACCGTACGGGCCACGGCGAGGGGTTCAAGTATCTGCACTTCTGGGGGCACGCCCCGCGGCGGGACGGCGCCATCGGCGCGAGCTGTCTCAGCCAGTGGTGGCAGTCACCGTTCACGGTCGACGGGGTGGAGTACGCGACTGCGGAGCACTGGATGATGGCGGCCAAGGCCCGGCTCTTCGACGACGTGGAGGCCGAGCGGAAGGCTCTGACCGCCTCCGGGCCGGCGTTGGCGAAGAAGGCCGGGCGGCTGGTGCGGGGGTTCGACGAGGCGGTGTGGGAGCGCGAGCGGTCCGGCATCGTCGTGGAAGGCAGTGTCCACAAGTTCCGGCAGGACGAGCGGCTGCGCGACTATCTGCTGGGTACCGGCGACCGGGTTCTCGTCGAGGCCAGCCCGATGGACCGGATCTGGGGCATCGGACTGGCCGCGGACGACGAGAGGGCGCAGGATCCCGCGCGCTGGCGCGGGATCAATCTGCTGGGCTTCGCTCTGATGGAGGCGCGCGAACGGCTCCGGGCGGAGGCGCCGGGCGCCTGA